In the genome of Bos mutus isolate GX-2022 chromosome 20, NWIPB_WYAK_1.1, whole genome shotgun sequence, one region contains:
- the SLC6A19 gene encoding sodium-dependent neutral amino acid transporter B(0)AT1 yields the protein MVRLALPNPGLEARIPSLDELERVEREESSSRPTWDNKAQYMLTCVGFCVGLGNVWRFPYLCQSHGGGAFMIPFLILLVLEGIPLLHLEFAIGQRLRKGSVGVWSAIHPALKGVGIASMFVSFMVGLYYNTIIAWVMWYFFNSFQEPLPWSQCPLNANQTGYVDECARSSSVDYFWYRETLNVSTSIDDSGSVQWWILLALTCAWSVLYVCTIRGIETTGKAVYITSTLPYVVLTIFLIRGLTLKGATNGIVFLFTPNVTELANPVTWLDAGAQVFYSFSLAFGGLISFSSYNPVHNNCEMDSVIVSVINGFTSVYAATVVYSIIGFRATERYDDCFSTNILTLINGFDLPEGNVTQENFAEMQRWCNASDPAAYARLKFQTCDMDAFLSQGVEGTGLAFIVFTEAITKMPVAPLWSVLFFIMLFCLGLSSMFGNMEGVVVPLQDLKVIPKKWPKELLTGLICLGMYLIAFIFTLNSGQYWLSLLDSYAGSIPLLVIAFFEMFSVVYVYGVDRFNRDIEFMIGHKPNIFWQVTWRVVSPLLMLAIFLFFFVIEVREELTYNIWDPAYEEFPKSREIKYPGWVYAVVVLVAGVPCLVIPGFAIYKLIRNHFQRRGDQRALVSSLSAASVNGGLWS from the exons ATGGTGAGGCTGGCGCTGCCCAACCCTGGCCTGGAGGCCCGGATCCCGTCGCTGGACGAGCTGGAGCGCGTGGAGCGGGAGGAGAGCAGCTCGCGGCCCACGTGGGACAACAAGGCGCAGTACATGCTGACCTGCGTGGGCTTCTGCGTGGGCCTGGGCAACGTGTGGCGCTTCCCCTACCTGTGCCAGAGCCACGGCGGAG GAGCGTTCATGATTCCATTCCTCATCCTGCTGGTCCTGGAGGGGATCCCGCTACTGCACCTGGAGTTCGCCATCGGGCAGCGGCTGCGCAAGGGCAGCGTGGGCGTCTGGAGCGCCATCCACCCGGCCCTCAAGGGCGTAG GCATCGCGTCCATGTTCGTGTCCTTCATGGTGGGCCTCTATTACAACACCATCATCGCCTGGGTCATGTGGTACTTCTTCAACTCCTTCCAGGAGCCCCTGCCCTGGAGCCAGTGTCCGCTCAATGCCAACCAGACAG GTTACGTGGACGAGTGTGCCCGCAGCTCCTCTGTGGACTACTTCTGGTACCGCGAGACCCTCAACGTCTCCACCTCCATCGATGACTCGGGCTCTGTGCAGTGGTGGATCCTGCTGGCCCTGACATGCGCCTGGAGCGTGCTCTACGTGTGCACCATCCGGGGCATCGAGACCACAGGGAAG GCCGTGTACATCACATCCACGCTGCCCTACGTCGTCCTGACCATCTTTCTCATCCGGGGCCTGACGCTGAAGGGAGCCACCAACGGCATCGTCTTCCTTTTCACGCCCAAT GTTACGGAGCTGGCCAACCCGGTCACCTGGCTGGACGCGGGGGCCCAAGTCTTCTACTCTTTCTCCCTGGCCTTCGGGGgcctcatttccttctccagctacaACCCTGTCCA CAACAACTGCGAGATGGACTCGGTCATCGTGTCTGTGATCAACGGCTTCACGTCCGTGTATGCGGCCACCGTGGTCTACTCCATCATTGGCTTCCGCGCCACCGAACGTTACGACGACTGCTTCAGCAC GAACATCCTGACGCTTATCAACGGGTTCGACCTGCCCGAAGGCAACGTGACGCAGGAGAACTTTGCTGAGATGCAGCGGTGGTGCAACGCCTCCGACCCCGCGGCCTACGCCAGGCTCAAGTTCCAGACCTGCGACATGGATGCCTTCCTCTCACAG GGCGTGGAGGGCACCGGGCTGGCCTTCATCGTCTTCACCGAGGCCATCACCAAGATGCCGGTGGCGCCCCTCTGGTCCGTCCTCTTCTTCATCATGCTCTTCTGCCTGGGCCTGTCGTCCATGTTCGGCAACATGGAGGGTGTGGTCGTGCCCCTGCAGGACCTCAAAGTCATCCCCAAGAAGTGGCCCAAGGAGCTGCTTACAG GCCTCATCTGCTTGGGGATGTACCTCATCGCCTTCATTTTCACACTGAACTCCGGCCAGTACTGGCTGTCTCTCCTGGACAGCTATGCGGGCTCCATCCCCCTGCTCGTCATCGCCTTCTTCGAGATGTTCTCCGTCGTCTATGTGTACGGCGTGGACAG GTTCAACAGGGACATCGAGTTCATGATCGGCCACAAGCCCAACATCTTCTGGCAGGTCACGTGGAGAGTGGTGAGCCCCCTGCTTATGCTGGCCATCTTCCTGTTCTTCTTCGTGATCGAGGTCAGGGAGGAGCTGACATACAACATTTGGGACCCAGCCTAT GAGGAATTTCCCAAATCCAGGGAAATCAAGTACCCAGGCTGGGTGTACGCCGTGGTGGTCCTGGTTGCTGGGGTCCCCTGCCTGGTCATCCCCGGCTTCGCCATCTACAAGCTCATCAGGAACCACTTCCAGAGGCGAGGGGACCAGCGGGCGCTCGTCAGCTCACTGTCCGCGGCCTCAGTGAACGGTGGCCTGTGGTCCTAG